In Musa acuminata AAA Group cultivar baxijiao chromosome BXJ2-3, Cavendish_Baxijiao_AAA, whole genome shotgun sequence, the following proteins share a genomic window:
- the LOC135608383 gene encoding protein NSP-INTERACTING KINASE 1-like isoform X2: MGCSVERVSSSMGTKKGRAVLHWVVFFWTLGFASALLSPKGVNFEVQALMDIKASLKDPHGVLGNWDRDSVDPCSWSMVSCSPENLVIGLETPSQNMSGTLSPSIGNLTNLEFVLLQNNYISGSIPPEIGKLSKLHKLDLSSNHFHGEIPASLGHLKGLQYLRLNNNSLSGAFPLALASITELTFLDLSFNNFSGPIPRFSARTFSIVGNPLICPTGSEQECFNTVPVPVPVSFNINNTHGVPTARRPKSHKVIAFVSCLGCICAVSLAFGFFLWWRERHNQQILFDVNDQHNEGLCLGNLKRFHFRELQIATNNFSSKNILGKGGFGNVYKGKLQDGTIVAVKRLKDGNAAGGEIQFQTEVEMISLAVHRNLLKLWGYCMTATERLLVYPYMSNGSVASRLKAKPTLDWSTRKRIALGAARGLLYLHEQCDPKIIHRDVKAANILLDDYCEAVVGDFGLAKLLDHRDSHVTTAVRGTVGHIAPEYLSTGQSSEKTDVFGFGVLLLELITGLRALEFGKAANQKGKRSPQREA, translated from the exons ATGGGCTGCTCTGTGGAGCGAGTGAGCTCATCAATGGGAACAAAGAAGGGAAGGGCTGTGCTCCATTGGGTGGTCTTCTTCTGGACCTTGGGCTTTGCATCTGCTTTGCTTTCCCCTAAAGGTGTTAACTTTGAAG TGCAAGCTCTAATGGACATAAAAGCATCACTCAAGGATCCTCATGGTGTTCTTGGGAATTGGGACAGGGATTCTGTTGATCCATGCAGCTGGAGTATGGTCTCATGCTCACCTGAAAACCTGGTCATTGGCCT AGAAACTCCAAGCCAGAATATGTCTGGAACACTTTCGCCAAGCATTGGCAACTTGACAAATCTTGAGTTTGT GCTCCTGCAGAATAACTACATATCAGGGTCAATACCACCAGAAATTGGGAAGCTTTCGAAGCTCCACAAGCTTGACCTCTCCAGCAACCACTTCCATGGTGAAATCCCTGCTTCACTGGGACACCTGAAGGGTCTTCAGTACCT AAGGCTAAATAATAACAGTCTCTCTGGAGCATTTCCTCTGGCTTTGGCAAGTATCACCGAACTTACTTTCCT GGATTTGTCTTTCAACAATTTTAGTGGCCCTATACCAAGGTTTTCTGCCAGGACATTTAG CATTGTTGGAAATCCTTTAATTTGTCCAACTGGTTCAGAGCAAGAATGCTTTAACACAGTGCCAGTTCCTGTGCCAGTCTCCTTCAACATAAATAATACTCACG gTGTTCCAACTGCAAGAAGGCCAAAAAGTCACAAAGTTATTGCATTTGTGTCTTGCCTTGGATGTATATGTGCTGTTAGCCTTGCCTTTGGTTTTTTTCTTTGGTGGAGGGAAAGGCATAATCAACAAATATTGTTCGATGTCAATG ACCAACACAACGAAGGATTATGCCTTGGAAATCTGAAAAGATTCCATTTTAGGGAGCTTCAAATTGCAACCAATAATTTCAGCAGCAAAAACATACTGGGAAAAGGTGGGTTTGGAAATGTCTACAAGGGGAAGCTGCAAGATGGAACCATAGTGGCTGTCAAAAGGCTCAAAGATGGAAATGCTGCAGGTGGAGAGATACAGTTCCAAACTGAAGTTGAGATGATAAGCTTAGCAGTGCACAGAAACCTCCTTAAGCTATGGGGTTACTGCATGACTGCTACAGAGAGGCTTCTTGTTTATCCATACATGTCCAATGGAAGTGTTGCTTCTCGACTCAAAG CAAAACCAACACTGGACTGGAGTACAAGAAAAAGAATTGCTCTCGGAGCTGCAAGAGGCCTTCTCTATCTGCACGAGCAGTGTGATCCTAAGATCATCCATAGAGATGTAAAGGCTGCCAACATCTTGCTTGATGACTACTGCGAGGCCGTAGTAGGAGACTTTGGCCTGGCAAAGCTTCTGGATCACAGGGACTCTCATGTCACAACAGCTGTTCGAGGAACCGTGGGGCACATCGCCCCAGAGTATCTATCGACGGGGCAGTCCTCCGAGAAAACTGATGTCTTTGGCTTCGGAGTTCTCCTCCTCGAACTCATTACTGGCTTGAGAGCTCTGGAATTTGGAAAGGCAGCAAACCAGAAAG GTAAGAGAAGTCCACAGAGAGAAGCTTGA
- the LOC135608383 gene encoding protein NSP-INTERACTING KINASE 1-like isoform X1, producing MGCSVERVSSSMGTKKGRAVLHWVVFFWTLGFASALLSPKGVNFEVQALMDIKASLKDPHGVLGNWDRDSVDPCSWSMVSCSPENLVIGLETPSQNMSGTLSPSIGNLTNLEFVLLQNNYISGSIPPEIGKLSKLHKLDLSSNHFHGEIPASLGHLKGLQYLRLNNNSLSGAFPLALASITELTFLDLSFNNFSGPIPRFSARTFSIVGNPLICPTGSEQECFNTVPVPVPVSFNINNTHGVPTARRPKSHKVIAFVSCLGCICAVSLAFGFFLWWRERHNQQILFDVNDQHNEGLCLGNLKRFHFRELQIATNNFSSKNILGKGGFGNVYKGKLQDGTIVAVKRLKDGNAAGGEIQFQTEVEMISLAVHRNLLKLWGYCMTATERLLVYPYMSNGSVASRLKAKPTLDWSTRKRIALGAARGLLYLHEQCDPKIIHRDVKAANILLDDYCEAVVGDFGLAKLLDHRDSHVTTAVRGTVGHIAPEYLSTGQSSEKTDVFGFGVLLLELITGLRALEFGKAANQKGAMLDWVREVHREKLDMIVDKDLKNSYDQGELEEMVQVALLCTQYLPGDRPKMSEVVRMLEADGFAERREVSHGVAARKIEVSEFSSERYSDLTDDSSLLIQATELSGPR from the exons ATGGGCTGCTCTGTGGAGCGAGTGAGCTCATCAATGGGAACAAAGAAGGGAAGGGCTGTGCTCCATTGGGTGGTCTTCTTCTGGACCTTGGGCTTTGCATCTGCTTTGCTTTCCCCTAAAGGTGTTAACTTTGAAG TGCAAGCTCTAATGGACATAAAAGCATCACTCAAGGATCCTCATGGTGTTCTTGGGAATTGGGACAGGGATTCTGTTGATCCATGCAGCTGGAGTATGGTCTCATGCTCACCTGAAAACCTGGTCATTGGCCT AGAAACTCCAAGCCAGAATATGTCTGGAACACTTTCGCCAAGCATTGGCAACTTGACAAATCTTGAGTTTGT GCTCCTGCAGAATAACTACATATCAGGGTCAATACCACCAGAAATTGGGAAGCTTTCGAAGCTCCACAAGCTTGACCTCTCCAGCAACCACTTCCATGGTGAAATCCCTGCTTCACTGGGACACCTGAAGGGTCTTCAGTACCT AAGGCTAAATAATAACAGTCTCTCTGGAGCATTTCCTCTGGCTTTGGCAAGTATCACCGAACTTACTTTCCT GGATTTGTCTTTCAACAATTTTAGTGGCCCTATACCAAGGTTTTCTGCCAGGACATTTAG CATTGTTGGAAATCCTTTAATTTGTCCAACTGGTTCAGAGCAAGAATGCTTTAACACAGTGCCAGTTCCTGTGCCAGTCTCCTTCAACATAAATAATACTCACG gTGTTCCAACTGCAAGAAGGCCAAAAAGTCACAAAGTTATTGCATTTGTGTCTTGCCTTGGATGTATATGTGCTGTTAGCCTTGCCTTTGGTTTTTTTCTTTGGTGGAGGGAAAGGCATAATCAACAAATATTGTTCGATGTCAATG ACCAACACAACGAAGGATTATGCCTTGGAAATCTGAAAAGATTCCATTTTAGGGAGCTTCAAATTGCAACCAATAATTTCAGCAGCAAAAACATACTGGGAAAAGGTGGGTTTGGAAATGTCTACAAGGGGAAGCTGCAAGATGGAACCATAGTGGCTGTCAAAAGGCTCAAAGATGGAAATGCTGCAGGTGGAGAGATACAGTTCCAAACTGAAGTTGAGATGATAAGCTTAGCAGTGCACAGAAACCTCCTTAAGCTATGGGGTTACTGCATGACTGCTACAGAGAGGCTTCTTGTTTATCCATACATGTCCAATGGAAGTGTTGCTTCTCGACTCAAAG CAAAACCAACACTGGACTGGAGTACAAGAAAAAGAATTGCTCTCGGAGCTGCAAGAGGCCTTCTCTATCTGCACGAGCAGTGTGATCCTAAGATCATCCATAGAGATGTAAAGGCTGCCAACATCTTGCTTGATGACTACTGCGAGGCCGTAGTAGGAGACTTTGGCCTGGCAAAGCTTCTGGATCACAGGGACTCTCATGTCACAACAGCTGTTCGAGGAACCGTGGGGCACATCGCCCCAGAGTATCTATCGACGGGGCAGTCCTCCGAGAAAACTGATGTCTTTGGCTTCGGAGTTCTCCTCCTCGAACTCATTACTGGCTTGAGAGCTCTGGAATTTGGAAAGGCAGCAAACCAGAAAGGTGCCATGCTTGACTGG GTAAGAGAAGTCCACAGAGAGAAGCTTGATATGATTGTGGACAAGGATCTGAAGAACAGCTACGACCAGGGTGAGCTTGAGGAGATGGTGCAGGTAGCTCTCTTGTGCACACAGTATCTCCCGGGCGACAGGCCTAAAATGTCTGAGGTGGTCCGGATGCTTGAAGCTGATGGCTTCGCGGAGAGAAGGGAAGTCTCTCATGGAGTTGCTGCTCGCAAAATCGAGGTGTCTGAGTTCTCCTCAGAGCGCTATTCCGACCTGACTGATGACTCCTCATTGCTGATCCAAGCAACGGAGCTCTCTGGTCCAAGATGA
- the LOC135608389 gene encoding zinc finger protein CO3-like, whose product MLKVEESSGWAAPRTCESCRSAPCTVYCRADAAALCAACDASIHSANLLARRHHRVPLLPDLAGGGLVVRPGLSAAYHVGVPSGAGEKDGDEEAAAWLLFDAVKGGSEGAGGLSFAEEADEFLDLVEYDSSENECGSDQQQLLQEAQQFSHGKSEERDHLVPNEQHQHSLQMEFDASNGFNYSSSLSHRVSLSSMDASVVPDTSIGAPKGTMDLFSGHHPLQVQPQLNLMDREARVLRYREKRKTRRFEKTIRYASRKAYAETRPRIKGRFAKKSDVELEVDQMFSTAAVLANSRFGVVPSF is encoded by the exons ATGCTGAAGGTGGAGGAGAGCTCGGGTTGGGCGGCGCCGCGGACCTGCGAGTCGTGCCGGTCTGCCCCGTGCACGGTGTACTGCCGCGCCGACGCCGCGGCGCTGTGCGCCGCCTGCGACGCAAGCATCCACTCAGCCAACCTGCTCGCGCGCCGCCACCACCGCGTCCCCCTCCTCCCCGACCTGGCCGGCGGCGGCCTCGTCGTCAGGCCCGGTCTCAGCGCTGCCTACCACGTCGGCGTCCCGTCGGGCGCGGGCGAGAAGGACGGCGACGAGGAGGCTGCCGCCTGGCTGCTGTTTGATGCTGTGAAGGGCGGCAGCGAGGGCGCCGGGGGGCTGTCGTTCGCCGAGGAGGCCGACGAGTTTTTGGACCTTGTCGAGTACGATTCCAGTGAGAATGAGTGTGGCAGCGatcagcagcagctgctgcaggAGGCGCAGCAGTTCAGCCATGGGAAGAGCGAGGAGAGGGACCATTTGGTGCCAAATGAGCAGCATCAGCATAGCTTGCAGATGGAGTTTGATGCCTCCAATGGATTCAACTACTCTTCTTCCCTCAGCCACAGA GTTTCTTTGTCATCCATGGATGCAAGTGTCGTACCAGACACTTCCATCGGAGCGCCCAAAGGAACCATGGATCTCTTCTCGGGCCACCATCCTCTTCAAGTTCAACCACAGCTCAATCTCATGGACAGAGAAGCCAGAGTGCTTAGATacagggagaagaggaagacgaggaggTTTGAGAAGACCATAAGGTATGCATCGAGAAAGGCGTATGCTGAAACGAGGCCACGAATCAAAGGCCGGTTTGCGAAGAAGTCGGATGTAGAGCTCGAAGTGGATCAGATGTTCTCCACTGCTGCTGTGTTAGCTAATTCAAGGTTTGGTGTCGTCCCATCGTTTTGA